Part of the Hyalangium minutum genome is shown below.
TGGGGCCGCCCTTGGGCTTGTCCTTCTTGCCCTGGCACTCCACGCAGTACTCCACATAGGGCATGGCCTTGAGCCGGCGGTACGGCAGCTCGTCGCCACACTCCTCGCACTCGCCGAAGCTGTCCGGATCGTTGCGCAGCTTGCCCAGCGCCTTCACCACCCGCGCCAGCACGCCGTCCATGTTCCGGTTCCGGCTGGACGCAATCGCCTGCATCATCTCGTTGAGCGGCTGCTCGTCCTCGTCGCCGCCCACCTTGCTGTCATCCGTCCGGTTCGGCTCGATCTTCGCTGGCGTCTTGCCGGTCAGCTCGGCATGCAGCGCCAGCAACAGCTGGCGCATCTCGTCTCGCTGGGCGTCCGTCACCGCGCTCCCCCGAGGTGGCTAGGGTCAGTACTTCCCGGTCGACTTCTGGCCGGTGATGATGGCCACGGAGGCCGAGGCACCGATGCGGTTGGCGCCCGCCTGGATCATCTTCATCGCGTCCTCGGCCGAGCGCACGCCACCCGAGGCCTTCACGCCCACGTCGTCACCCACCACCTTGCGCATCAGCGCGATGTCCTCGGCGGTGGCGCCTCCGGAGCTGAAGCCCGTGGACGTCTTCACGAAGGCAGCCCCGGCAGCCTTGGAGAGCGCGCAGGCGCAGATCTTCTCCTCAAGGTTGAGCTGGCTCGTCTCCAGGATGACCTTGACCGGGTGCGGGCGGCTGGCCTCCACCACCATGGAGATGTCCTTGAGCACCAGCGCGTAGTCCTTCGCCTTCAGCGCGCCGATGTTGATCACCATGTCGATTTCCTTCGCGCCGCAGCGGATGGCCTCACGGGCCTCGAAGGCCTTGGCGCTGGGCAGCGCCGCCCCGAGCGGGAAGCCCACCACGGCGATGGGCACCGTCTTGGAGCCCGCCAGAATCCGGGCCGCCAGCGCCACGTTCACCGAGTTCACGCACACCGTGGCGAACCCGTGCTTCCGGGCCTCCTCGGACAGCTTGATGACCTCTTCGCGGCTGGCCTCGGGCTTGAGCAGCGTGTGGTCGATGTATGGGGCGATGTCCGCGCTGGTCCGGATGGACTCCGGAGAGATACGGGCCGCGCCGGCCTTCACCGCGCCCACGGTGCCGCAGCTGTCCACGTTCGGGCACACGTCGCACGAAGGCGCACATTCCTTGGAGGCCATAGCGTCCCCCGGCTTGCTGGCGCCAGTGGCCTCGCGGGCGGAGGGCCCGGGCGAGGTGGTGCAGGGCTGCTCCTTGCCTGCTCGGAGGGCTTGCATCCTACGGCGGACACGGTCAGCGATCTCGTCGACGACTTGGGTCATCTCGTCAGCGGCCATGGAGCCGGATGTAGCCCAGAAGGGGGTCCCTCGGGAAGCATTCGGACAAGGGCAGCTTGGGTGCTTGCCGAGTGCCGCACAGGGGGTGGCAGGCGCTAGAGTCTCCCTGTGATGTCCTTCCCCCGGCTGCTCAGCGTCCTCCTCGTCCTCCTCACGGCCTTCTCCAGCGGGGCGCAGCCTGCCCCCGCTCGCCCGGCCCCGGGTAAACCGCTCACGGTGTATTTCTTCGATGTGGGCCAGGGCGACGCGGCGCTCATCGTCTCGCCCACGGGCAAGACGGTGCTCATCGACGGAGGGCCGCCGGAGGCTGGGGAGCACCTGGCGTCCCGGATCAAGCAGCTCGTCCACGCGCCACTGGACCTGGTCATCCTCACGCATCCGCACCTGGACCACCTCGGGAGCCTGAGGGATGCGCTGCAGGCGGTGGGGGCCAAGCGCTTCATGGATCCGGGCTTTGACCACCCAAGCGAGGCCTATCGGAACCTGCTCGAGTTCGTGGGCAAAGAGGTGGACCAGGTGATGACGCCCGAGCCGAATCCGCAGGCCCCGGACACGTTCCTCACGGTGGGGCTCGGAGAGGGCGTGGTGCTCACGGTGTACTGGCCTCGCTTCCCGCGCGAGCCGTTCCTGAAGAACACGCGCTCGGATGCGAACTCCAACTCGATCGTGACGCGGCTCACCTATGGCAAGACGGCGTTCTTCTTCACGGGAGACAGTGAGAAGGACACCGAGGAGGCTCTGCTGCGCCAGCGCACGGACTTCACCTCCACTGTGCTGAAGGTGGCGCACCACGGCGGGAAGCACTCCTCCACGAAAGAGTTCCTGGAGGCGGTGAAGCCCAAGGCCGCCGTCATCTCCTGCAGCCATGACAACGAGTACGGCCACCCCACTGCGGAGGCGCTCGAGCGGCTGTCCGCCGTGGGCGCCAAGGTGTTCCGCACGGACCTGAACGGCGAAGTCCAGGCCGTGAGCGATGGCGTCAACGTCACCCTCCAGGCCGAGAAGGGCAGCCGCTCGAAGCTCACCGTTCCGGGCGAGGTGAAGCCGCTGGGGTCGAGTTCCAGCCCTGCTCCCGCGGCCGCCCCCACCCCGAAGCCCACTGGGGGCGCTGCCGCCACGCAGCCTCCGAACAAGCCCGGCGGTGAGACGGTGCAGACCGGGTACAAGCCTCCCGTCTCGGCTCCGGCGCCCGCTCCTGCTCCCAACAAGGCTCAGGCACCTGCTCCCTCGGCCGGTCAGAAGTTCGTGAGCCTCAAGGGCAGCGCGGTCTTCCACCGGGAGGACTGCGGCACCCTCAAGCGGGCGAAGACAAAGGAGCGCACGGTGTACACATCCCGCGCCACCGCCGCGCGCGAGCGCCGGCCCGCGGAGGACTGCAAGCCATGAGCTCGCGCCTGTGGCCCTTGCTGGCCCTGCTGTTGGCCGCCGCGTGCAAGGAGCCTCCTCCGGCCCCGCCCGCGCCGCCGCCGGCCACGCGCCCCGCCGCTCCGAAGCACTTTTTGGGCAACGCGCCGGACGGGAAGCTCCACATCTACTTCCTCGACGTGGGCCAAGGAGACTCCGCGCTCATCGTCTCGCCCGAGGGGCGCACCGTCCTCGTCGACACGGGCCCGGCCACGGCGGTGAACCACCTGGTGAACCGGCTGCCGGAGCTGCTCGCCGCGCGGCTGGATCTGGTGGTCCTCACCCACCCGTCGCCCGAACACTACGGCACGCTGAGCGCGGTGCAGAAGATCGCGGATCCGCGCCGGCTGCTCGAGCCGCAGCTGCCCGAGACGCCCTCGGATTACGACGCCCTGCTCACGACGCTGGGCTCGTCGGGAGTGGAGATCTTCTCGCCCGCGCCCAACCCGGCCCAGCCTCAGGAGCTGACGCGCCTACCGCTGGGCAAGGGGGCGGAGCTGACGGTCCTGTGGCCGCGTGCGCCCACCGAGCCCTTGGTGCAGCTGCAGGGGGAGAAGCGCGCGCAGCATGAGGCCAACTCTATCGTCCTGCGCCTGACCTATGGGAAGACCTCGGTGCTCTTCGTGGGCGACGCTCGCGCTGAGACGGAGGCCGCGCTGCTGAAGCGTGGGGCGGAGCTGAACTCCACGCTCCTGAAGGTGGGTGGGCATGGGGCGGACTCGAGTACCACCCAGGAGTTCCTCCGGAAGGTGAAGCCGCAGGCG
Proteins encoded:
- a CDS encoding TraR/DksA family transcriptional regulator: MTDAQRDEMRQLLLALHAELTGKTPAKIEPNRTDDSKVGGDEDEQPLNEMMQAIASSRNRNMDGVLARVVKALGKLRNDPDSFGECEECGDELPYRRLKAMPYVEYCVECQGKKDKPKGGPTRKKLTDYT
- the deoC gene encoding deoxyribose-phosphate aldolase, yielding MGAVKAGAARISPESIRTSADIAPYIDHTLLKPEASREEVIKLSEEARKHGFATVCVNSVNVALAARILAGSKTVPIAVVGFPLGAALPSAKAFEAREAIRCGAKEIDMVINIGALKAKDYALVLKDISMVVEASRPHPVKVILETSQLNLEEKICACALSKAAGAAFVKTSTGFSSGGATAEDIALMRKVVGDDVGVKASGGVRSAEDAMKMIQAGANRIGASASVAIITGQKSTGKY
- a CDS encoding ComEC/Rec2 family competence protein; translation: MSFPRLLSVLLVLLTAFSSGAQPAPARPAPGKPLTVYFFDVGQGDAALIVSPTGKTVLIDGGPPEAGEHLASRIKQLVHAPLDLVILTHPHLDHLGSLRDALQAVGAKRFMDPGFDHPSEAYRNLLEFVGKEVDQVMTPEPNPQAPDTFLTVGLGEGVVLTVYWPRFPREPFLKNTRSDANSNSIVTRLTYGKTAFFFTGDSEKDTEEALLRQRTDFTSTVLKVAHHGGKHSSTKEFLEAVKPKAAVISCSHDNEYGHPTAEALERLSAVGAKVFRTDLNGEVQAVSDGVNVTLQAEKGSRSKLTVPGEVKPLGSSSSPAPAAAPTPKPTGGAAATQPPNKPGGETVQTGYKPPVSAPAPAPAPNKAQAPAPSAGQKFVSLKGSAVFHREDCGTLKRAKTKERTVYTSRATAARERRPAEDCKP
- a CDS encoding ComEC/Rec2 family competence protein; protein product: MSSRLWPLLALLLAAACKEPPPAPPAPPPATRPAAPKHFLGNAPDGKLHIYFLDVGQGDSALIVSPEGRTVLVDTGPATAVNHLVNRLPELLAARLDLVVLTHPSPEHYGTLSAVQKIADPRRLLEPQLPETPSDYDALLTTLGSSGVEIFSPAPNPAQPQELTRLPLGKGAELTVLWPRAPTEPLVQLQGEKRAQHEANSIVLRLTYGKTSVLFVGDARAETEAALLKRGAELNSTLLKVGGHGADSSTTQEFLRKVKPQAAIISVGGGNKLGVPAQAVLTRLKEEKTALFRTDQYGEVHAMSDGTQFVLTTQKLAPGEATNTQHVFDAPEEQALQVPTPSVPVAEKPEPKVVPAKAVVPKAKEGEDLSRFGKVVDIDTLGAKEHGGRPEKKGAPAGGEKYFASKNRPIFHKASCRSVKQISDANLREYSSREAALKDNKTPANDCRP